Part of the Henckelia pumila isolate YLH828 chromosome 2, ASM3356847v2, whole genome shotgun sequence genome is shown below.
CCAAACGGAACCTTATAGTATACTTTATAACTTTAACATACTATTTTATGtttccaaaatttaaattaacaAATACAATATTTGAAAGGagagtgttatttacactccaGTTATTGTTAAATACACtccatttttaaattttaactcAAAATTTACATTGATACCCTTTAACTGATTGTATTTAATGCAAAAAAATAGTCTACTAAAATACTTTGagctaaaaataatatataaataagtatgttttgttttttcgttattaattttaaaataattttatttgacatATCCTTTTCGCTCAACTGATATATAAACGGCAAATCTTTGAGGCTTGAGTTAACACCTTTTGCAAGAAAGCGTTGCCTGCTGAAAAATGCCCCCAAAATTATCCTCCGCCCAGCTGCCTCGGCGAACTAGAGCCGCCGCCGGTACGTCCATCCCTCGTGCTACACGGAAATCAAATCACCATACTCCGTTAGCTGCCGACACCGCCGCCGTCAGTGCGCCGCCGTCAACCAAGCCTCTCACCTCTCCAGAAGCTTCAAAGAAATCGCTGCACGCGAATACATCAATAATCAAAAGCTCCTCTGATCAATCCGCTGTTCCAACCCCTCTTTCCGAGTCTCAATTTAGCAATTTAGAAAAAGCAGTTGCTGGTAATTTGGGTTTGGTCAAGCCTGGAAACAGTGTTATCGATGGTACTGATAATGCAGATAAGGTAACATTTGTTGAGCCTGAAAAAGCATGTTCTCTGGAGATTGAGACTGTGGTGGGAAGTGGACATGGTGTAACAAGCGAGCATATTCTCTCGTACGGACAAGATGAACGATCCTTTGGGCCTACGGATGGGCCTGAAAGTAGGGAGAGCGGCGTGGTAGTGCCTGGACATGGGAAGAAGAAGATAGTGAAAAGGACAGTGCGAGTGGTGAGGAGGGTGATAAGGAAGATCGTTCCTAAGAGAGTTTTGATGGATGGTTCAGAAAATCAGAAAAATGGTGTTATTCTGAACGAGGAGAGTAAAAATCTAAATCTCAGGAACGATTTCATTGAAAGTTCTAATCTCTATGCGATGGAGAAATGTAATCTTGTTAATGAGATGAATGACAAGGCAAACACGGCAGATGAGATGGCGGCGACAGCAAATTTCAATATTGGTGCGAGTGTTTTGGAGCCAATGATAGACAAAGAATGCAATGATCTGCTTGCTGTTCGTCCGACAGACATGGATAAATTAAAAGGTGATGATGTATTGGCCAGAGGGGGAACTATGAGAGTTCCTGATTTGATGGAAGTTGAAAAGGTTAACTCAGCTGCTGAAAGTACTTTGAAGAGTGATCGGACAAATGGGATGGATGATCCTAACATTGAAAATGTTAATTCAGCTGGTGAAAGTGCTGTACAGAGTGGATTAACTGCAGGGGTTGAGGATTCCGTGATAGATACCTTGGAGGAAAATTTGAGGGTGGATGAGGCCAAAAGTGGGGATGCTGATGAAGCGATAGATCAAATGGTGCATTCAGTGGAACAAGCATGCGCTAGTCTGTTAGGGGATCAGAATGAACCTCTAATGGGGAATACTAGTGGTGGCAAGTACGAGGGAGAAGTGAAATTTAGTGAAGATTTGGAGGGTAAGAATGTCCCCTCCAACAAGGGGTTATTACTGAGTGGAGAATTAGAAGCCTTGGAGCGCAAAAAGAGGCGAAAAACAGAGATTTTTGTTGGTGGTTTGAACAAGGATGCAAAGGAGGGTGATTTATGGAAAGCGTTTGACGAGGCTGGAGAAATTTTACAGGTGAGGTTGGCAATGAATAATAAGACTGGAAAAAATAAAGGGTTTGCCTTTGTACAATTTGCAACTGCAGCTGACGCTAAAAATGCATTAGAAAAATACTCCAAAGTCGAGGTAATTTCTAGTTTATTTAGTTTGTGTATCTTTCCTTGAAACCTTATATCTTGTAGATTTATGTGCTCATGGTTGTGCAAGTGGTGGCCTATTATTTTGATGTTGATTCGGTAATTTGATATCTAATCATTAGTTTTAAGACCCTATATATCGAAATTGTGGTTCAAATTTGCCAACGGTTGTTGACGAGGTGAATATCAATTTTCGGTTATGGCATGTTAAAATTGCATAATCATAGTTGCTTGTTTAGTCGCATTTGGAGCTGGGTAGTTATGAGTGTTGTTAGAAGCATCAATGCTCTAAAGGTAAACATGAATTGTTAATGAGAAAATCATGTTTCAGTTATGGCAAGTTAAAATTGCATAATCATATTTGACTGTTCTTGTTTTGTCATAgatcaaacatttttttttcaaaaaaaagaagaagaaatatatTAACAAAATAAGAGATACGTTATTTAGATCAGGTTTGTTGGGAAAACATAACAAGTTTATTAATCCGTAATTTGATCGAAAAATGCAGTTGATGAAAATCAAACAAGAACTGCCAAAAGCATGCAACAGTCAGGTTCCATATTTGtctttaacaaaaaaaaaaatataactttGAAAACAGATGTTTTACGTGAGCAGGAAACATGCTTGAAAAAAGCGCAGCCATTTTATGGCCCTCAAGCTCGTTAGCTTATGCTTTTTGCAAAACATGAAAGCATTCTACGTTTCTACTTTAACCTCAGTATGAACGACAGCATATCTTACATTCTCTATTTCTGTATTTGTACATCAGATATGTGGCAGTCAGTGTGATGCAGCACCAGTTGAGGGCAATGATACAATATTTCTTGGCAATATAGATAGAAAATGGAAGACTGAAGATGTAAGAAAAATTTTGTTCTGCACTGATCTTGTTCAAAACTGTGTGAGGTAACTGAAGAGTGAAGTAACTGAAGGGTTGTCTTATTGCAGGTTGTGAGGTTCTTAGAGAAAGCTGGTGTTGATAAAATTGAAGTAGTAACTCTCAAGACTA
Proteins encoded:
- the LOC140881302 gene encoding uncharacterized protein isoform X1, with the protein product MPPKLSSAQLPRRTRAAAGTSIPRATRKSNHHTPLAADTAAVSAPPSTKPLTSPEASKKSLHANTSIIKSSSDQSAVPTPLSESQFSNLEKAVAGNLGLVKPGNSVIDGTDNADKVTFVEPEKACSLEIETVVGSGHGVTSEHILSYGQDERSFGPTDGPESRESGVVVPGHGKKKIVKRTVRVVRRVIRKIVPKRVLMDGSENQKNGVILNEESKNLNLRNDFIESSNLYAMEKCNLVNEMNDKANTADEMAATANFNIGASVLEPMIDKECNDLLAVRPTDMDKLKGDDVLARGGTMRVPDLMEVEKVNSAAESTLKSDRTNGMDDPNIENVNSAGESAVQSGLTAGVEDSVIDTLEENLRVDEAKSGDADEAIDQMVHSVEQACASLLGDQNEPLMGNTSGGKYEGEVKFSEDLEGKNVPSNKGLLLSGELEALERKKRRKTEIFVGGLNKDAKEGDLWKAFDEAGEILQVRLAMNNKTGKNKGFAFVQFATAADAKNALEKYSKVEICGSQCDAAPVEGNDTIFLGNIDRKWKTEDVVRFLEKAGVDKIEVVTLKTNPENLEMNRGFAFVEFETNKDAQIAFHKLKKKDILGQNQKIKIAWAQPLTEPSEEEILNVKSVYAEYLPPSWDEEKVREHFKRFGEIENIVLAKDLASSRRKDFAFINYSTRDGALACIEAVSRERIEHSGSKVKIAVSLANPIPKSKQQKTAYESASQQFSLEKPKVLQATMKFHDSRNKGKAASSNYDVDKFGHRSSTTDELVQILRQQASSKYVPPRPIAAGNSVLNHFPLHGSKRPLSLGGTDQLFLEPRALPRARIESYSISDPSFLSHGVGTTSFPYHRQVAGHTSEPAIGSSIYPRFFQTREQAPYNGNIHLYRRY
- the LOC140881302 gene encoding uncharacterized protein isoform X2 produces the protein MPPKLSSAQLPRRTRAAAGTSIPRATRKSNHHTPLAADTAAVSAPPSTKPLTSPEASKKSLHANTSIIKSSSDQSAVPTPLSESQFSNLEKAVAGNLGLVKPGNSVIDGTDNADKVTFVEPEKACSLEIETVVGSGHGVTSEHILSYGQDERSFGPTDGPESRESGVVVPGHGKKKIVKRTVRVVRRVIRKIVPKRVLMDGSENQKNGVILNEESKNLNLRNDFIESSNLYAMEKCNLVNEMNDKANTADEMAATANFNIGASVLEPMIDKECNDLLAVRPTDMDKLKGDDVLARGGTMRVPDLMEVEKVNSAAESTLKSDRTNGMDDPNIENVNSAGESAVQSGLTAGVEDSVIDTLEENLRVDEAKSGDADEAIDQMVHSVEQACASLLGDQNEPLMGNTSGGKYEGEVKFSEDLEGKNVPSNKGLLLSGELEALERKKRRKTEIFVGGLNKDAKEGDLWKAFDEAGEILQVRLAMNNKTGKNKGFAFVQFATAADAKNALEKYSKVEICGSQCDAAPVEGNDTIFLGNIDRKWKTEDVVRFLEKAGVDKIEVVTLKTNPENLEMNRGFAFVEFETNKDAQIAFHKLKKKDILGQNQKIKIAWAQPLTEPSEEEILNVKSVYAEYLPPSWDEEKVREHFKRFGEIENIVLAKDLASSRRKDFAFINYSTRDGALACIEAVSRERIEHSGSKVKIAVSLANPIPKSKQQKTAYESASQQFSLEKPKVLQATMKFHDSRNKGKAASSNYDVDKFGHRSSTTDELVQILRQQASSKYVPPRPIAGNSVLNHFPLHGSKRPLSLGGTDQLFLEPRALPRARIESYSISDPSFLSHGVGTTSFPYHRQVAGHTSEPAIGSSIYPRFFQTREQAPYNGNIHLYRRY